The Myxococcota bacterium genome has a segment encoding these proteins:
- a CDS encoding Smr/MutS family protein encodes MGLEAHVGFHERQMSFTAAQKTLERLEWPSLVAALAGECRTPGARAWLCEGDATARVFARTDAQAREWLARTTEARALVDATEEPGLGGVASELEAHLARAEKGAPLAGTQLRDVATALAVLHGARAHLAPRAAVAPALADLGDAIGSHERLARELERCIDASGDVRDEASPALREARARIARQKHDLESRIDRLLRSSSVREALSDDFVTVRNDRYVLPVRADMRGRVRGIVHDASNTGTTLFIEPEPVVEANNRLKQAELDAAHEVDRILRALSHEVALELPAVRASLEVLVEIDLAFARARLSRAQDATAPALADDGVFDLAQLRHPLIAREACVANDVRLGDAYRVLVVSGPNAGGKTVAMKALALAALCARAGLHIAAAPGARVALVDAVYADIGDEQDIRANLSTFSAHLANLAAIAKTATPRSLVVLDEIGVGTDPAEGAAIAQAVLERLADRGARVVATTHYNLLKEMASADERFCNASVAFDPQTLAPTYRLVIGSPGTSAATTVAARMGMPRDVLERAKELLAREDVELEQLLTELATSRAALEREQREAARLRAESEQARDAYRERLERLQERRDALVRAMRDDLDRAFRDAHAQVAAVIRDLQRGGSARDAAHARERLQGLERAHARAVEERGRAAPDGEAAASHRDATTGSGTDAGGERRAGAPIAIDWARARPGDAVVVRGATLATLESLPDASGRVTVRAGSARLVLRADELRAAPAAPRARGADRIRIERAAPSGADASAARGGRAECDVRGLRVHEALERVDELVDRARSESRDGVRVVHGIGTGALRAAVREHLAACPWASDVRSPDEPGGDGVTEAELA; translated from the coding sequence TTGGGACTCGAGGCCCACGTGGGCTTCCACGAGCGGCAGATGAGCTTCACGGCTGCGCAGAAGACGCTCGAACGCCTCGAATGGCCGTCGCTCGTCGCCGCGCTCGCGGGCGAGTGCCGCACGCCGGGAGCGCGCGCGTGGCTCTGCGAGGGCGACGCGACCGCACGCGTCTTCGCGCGCACCGACGCGCAGGCGCGCGAGTGGCTCGCGCGCACGACGGAGGCGCGCGCACTCGTCGACGCGACCGAGGAACCCGGGCTCGGCGGCGTCGCGAGCGAGCTCGAGGCCCACCTCGCTCGCGCGGAGAAGGGCGCGCCGCTCGCGGGCACGCAGCTCCGCGACGTCGCGACGGCCCTCGCCGTCCTGCACGGCGCGCGCGCACACCTCGCGCCGCGCGCCGCCGTCGCGCCCGCGCTCGCCGACCTCGGCGACGCCATCGGCAGCCACGAGCGCCTCGCGCGCGAGCTCGAACGCTGCATCGACGCGAGTGGCGACGTGCGCGACGAGGCCTCGCCCGCGCTGCGCGAAGCGCGCGCGCGCATCGCGCGCCAGAAGCACGACCTCGAGTCGCGGATCGATCGGCTTCTGCGCTCGTCGAGCGTGCGCGAGGCGCTGTCGGACGACTTCGTGACCGTCCGCAACGACCGCTACGTGCTCCCCGTCCGCGCCGACATGCGCGGGCGCGTGCGCGGCATCGTCCACGACGCGTCGAACACGGGAACCACCCTCTTCATCGAGCCCGAGCCGGTGGTCGAGGCGAACAACCGGCTCAAACAAGCCGAGCTCGACGCCGCGCACGAGGTCGACCGCATCCTGCGCGCACTCTCGCACGAGGTCGCACTCGAGCTCCCCGCCGTGCGCGCGTCGCTCGAGGTGCTCGTCGAGATCGACCTCGCGTTCGCGCGCGCGCGCCTGTCGCGCGCCCAGGACGCGACGGCGCCCGCGCTCGCCGACGACGGCGTCTTCGACCTGGCCCAGCTGCGCCATCCGCTGATCGCGCGCGAGGCGTGCGTCGCGAACGACGTACGTCTCGGCGACGCGTACCGCGTGCTCGTCGTCTCGGGCCCGAACGCCGGCGGCAAGACCGTCGCGATGAAGGCGCTCGCGCTCGCCGCGCTCTGCGCGCGCGCCGGCCTGCACATCGCCGCCGCACCCGGAGCGCGCGTCGCGCTCGTCGACGCCGTGTACGCCGACATCGGCGACGAGCAGGACATCCGCGCGAACCTCTCGACGTTCTCCGCGCACCTCGCCAACCTCGCGGCGATCGCGAAGACGGCGACGCCGCGCTCGCTCGTCGTGCTCGACGAGATCGGCGTCGGGACCGACCCGGCCGAGGGCGCGGCGATCGCGCAGGCGGTGCTCGAACGGCTCGCCGATCGCGGCGCCCGCGTCGTCGCGACGACGCACTACAACCTGCTGAAGGAGATGGCGAGCGCGGACGAGCGCTTCTGCAACGCGAGCGTCGCGTTCGATCCGCAGACGCTGGCACCGACGTACCGGCTCGTGATCGGCTCGCCCGGGACGTCGGCCGCGACGACCGTGGCGGCGCGGATGGGCATGCCGCGCGACGTGCTCGAGCGCGCGAAGGAGCTGCTCGCGCGCGAGGACGTCGAGCTCGAGCAGCTGCTCACCGAGCTCGCGACGAGCCGCGCCGCGCTCGAGCGCGAGCAGCGCGAGGCCGCGCGGCTGCGCGCCGAGAGCGAGCAGGCGCGAGATGCCTACCGCGAACGGCTCGAGCGGCTGCAGGAGCGGCGCGACGCGCTCGTCCGCGCGATGCGCGACGACCTCGACCGCGCCTTCCGCGACGCGCACGCGCAGGTGGCCGCCGTGATCCGCGACCTGCAGCGCGGCGGCTCCGCGCGCGATGCGGCGCACGCCCGCGAGCGACTCCAGGGGCTCGAGCGCGCGCACGCTCGCGCCGTCGAGGAGCGCGGGCGCGCCGCGCCGGACGGCGAAGCCGCGGCGAGCCACCGCGACGCGACGACCGGGAGCGGCACCGACGCCGGCGGCGAACGACGCGCCGGCGCTCCGATCGCGATCGACTGGGCGCGCGCGCGGCCGGGCGATGCGGTCGTCGTTCGCGGCGCGACCCTCGCGACGCTCGAGTCGCTCCCCGACGCGTCGGGCCGCGTGACCGTGCGGGCCGGGAGCGCACGCCTCGTGCTGCGCGCCGACGAGCTCCGCGCGGCGCCGGCTGCGCCGCGCGCGCGCGGGGCGGATCGCATCCGCATCGAGCGCGCCGCGCCGTCGGGCGCCGACGCGAGCGCGGCGCGCGGCGGACGCGCGGAGTGCGACGTGCGCGGCCTCCGCGTGCACGAGGCGCTCGAGCGCGTCGACGAGCTCGTCGACCGCGCCCGCAGCGAGTCGCGCGACGGCGTGCGGGTGGTGCACGGGATCGGCACGGGCGCGCTGCGCGCGGCCGTGCGCGAGCACCTCGCGGCGTGCCCGTGGGCGAGCGACGTCCGCTCGCCCGACGAGCCGGGCGGCGACGGCGTCACCGAGGCGGAGCTCGCGTGA
- a CDS encoding N-acetylmuramic acid 6-phosphate etherase — translation MEAALREAPTEQLLASARHLDRLSVEDALALIHREDGVAHRAVGAVLPRIAEAVDVLVCAIGGGGRWFNVGAGTSGRLGVLDAAEIPPTFGMPHQVVQGVIAGGDRALRRAIEGAEDDFDAARLALQERGLGLGDAVVAISASGHTPFALGAIECATELGARTIAITNVPGSPLAEMAEIAIAPNTGAEVVAGSTRMKAGLSQKMVLAMLSTAVMVQLGRVEGNLMTHMAPVSQKLSSRSVRIVATLAEIDEAEARALLDRHGGELEAALRAARARR, via the coding sequence GTGGAGGCGGCGCTCCGCGAGGCGCCGACCGAGCAGCTGCTCGCTTCCGCGCGACACCTCGACCGGCTCAGTGTAGAGGACGCGCTCGCGCTGATTCACCGCGAGGACGGCGTCGCGCACCGCGCCGTCGGCGCCGTGCTCCCGCGCATCGCCGAGGCGGTGGACGTGCTCGTGTGCGCGATCGGCGGCGGAGGACGGTGGTTCAACGTCGGCGCCGGGACGAGCGGGCGGCTCGGCGTGCTCGACGCGGCCGAGATCCCGCCCACGTTCGGAATGCCGCACCAGGTGGTGCAGGGCGTGATCGCCGGGGGCGACCGCGCGCTGCGCCGCGCGATCGAAGGCGCCGAGGACGACTTCGACGCCGCGCGGCTCGCGCTCCAGGAGCGCGGCCTCGGCCTCGGCGACGCGGTCGTCGCGATCTCCGCGAGCGGCCACACGCCGTTCGCGCTCGGCGCGATCGAGTGCGCGACCGAGCTCGGCGCACGCACCATCGCGATCACGAACGTTCCCGGCTCGCCGCTCGCCGAGATGGCGGAGATCGCGATCGCACCGAACACGGGCGCCGAGGTCGTCGCGGGCTCGACGCGCATGAAGGCCGGGCTCTCGCAGAAGATGGTGCTCGCGATGCTCTCGACCGCGGTGATGGTGCAGCTCGGGCGCGTCGAGGGGAACCTGATGACGCACATGGCGCCGGTCTCGCAGAAGCTGTCGAGCCGCTCGGTGCGCATCGTCGCGACGCTCGCGGAGATCGACGAGGCGGAGGCGCGCGCGCTCCTCGACCGGCACGGCGGCGAGCTCGAGGCCGCGCTCCGCGCGGCGCGCGCGCGACGCTAG
- a CDS encoding acyl-CoA dehydrogenase family protein codes for MADYASPDFLLLDDFHYSDEERGVRDAVRAWVSAEFLPRIQEHVRRDGSFPMELVPQMAELGMFGANLEGYGCAGMNNVAYGLLMQELERGDSGLRSFASVQGSLCMFPIRAYGSEEQRATWLPEMAAGRAIGCFGLTEPDFGSFVTGMRTRAERRGDAWVLNGTKRWITNGTLARIAIVWARTEDGVRGFLVETDRKGFDARDIKGKMSLRGSVTSELFLDGVEVPESNRLPDAHGIGAALSCLNQARYGIAWGALGAAMACYDEVLVYTKQRVVQNGVLAAKQLTQAKLVDMLTEITKGQLLALHVGRIKDEGRLHHTMVSMAKRNNVDVALRVARAARDLLGANGIVDDYQAMRHMMNLETVRTYEGTHDVHTLILGEHITGERAI; via the coding sequence ATGGCCGACTACGCCTCGCCCGACTTCCTGCTGCTCGACGACTTCCACTACTCCGACGAGGAGCGCGGCGTGCGCGATGCCGTGCGGGCCTGGGTGAGCGCGGAGTTCCTGCCGCGCATCCAGGAGCACGTGCGTCGGGACGGGAGCTTCCCGATGGAGCTCGTCCCGCAGATGGCCGAGCTCGGCATGTTCGGCGCCAACCTCGAAGGCTACGGGTGCGCGGGCATGAACAACGTCGCGTACGGGCTCCTGATGCAGGAGCTCGAGCGCGGCGACTCGGGCCTGCGCTCGTTCGCGTCGGTGCAGGGTTCGCTCTGCATGTTCCCGATCCGCGCGTACGGCAGCGAGGAGCAGCGCGCGACGTGGCTGCCCGAGATGGCCGCGGGGCGGGCGATCGGCTGCTTCGGACTCACGGAGCCCGACTTCGGCAGCTTCGTCACCGGCATGCGCACGCGCGCGGAGCGACGCGGCGACGCCTGGGTGCTGAACGGCACGAAGCGGTGGATCACGAACGGGACGCTGGCGCGCATCGCCATCGTGTGGGCGCGCACCGAGGACGGCGTGCGCGGCTTCCTCGTCGAGACCGATCGCAAGGGCTTCGACGCGCGCGACATCAAGGGCAAGATGTCGCTGCGCGGCTCGGTCACGAGCGAGCTCTTCCTCGACGGCGTCGAGGTGCCGGAGTCGAACCGGCTGCCCGACGCGCACGGCATCGGGGCGGCGCTCTCGTGCCTCAACCAGGCGCGCTACGGCATCGCATGGGGCGCGCTCGGCGCCGCGATGGCCTGCTACGACGAGGTGCTCGTCTACACGAAGCAGCGCGTCGTGCAGAACGGCGTGCTCGCGGCGAAGCAGCTCACGCAGGCCAAGCTCGTCGACATGCTCACGGAGATCACGAAGGGGCAGCTGCTCGCGCTGCACGTCGGTCGCATCAAGGACGAAGGTCGCCTCCACCACACGATGGTCTCGATGGCCAAGCGCAACAACGTGGACGTCGCTCTGCGCGTGGCGCGCGCGGCGCGCGACCTGCTCGGCGCGAACGGCATCGTCGACGACTACCAGGCGATGCGGCACATGATGAATCTCGAGACCGTGCGCACCTACGAGGGAACGCACGACGTGCACACGCTCATCCTCGGCGAGCACATCACGGGCGAGCGGGCCATCTAG